CGATGGAGGGCGAGAACCTCACCGAGCTGCACATCGTCAACGGGCTGCACCCCACCCTCCCGTGGCGTTATTACCCGCGCTCGCTCAGCGCGCTGAAGGAAGCCCTGCCGGACGTGGCGCTCAAGGCGTTCACGGCGACGGAGATCCACCACTTCGAGACGATCTCGGGGCTGTCGGCCTCGGAGATCCTCGACGAGCTGATCGAGGCCGGTCTGGAGTCGCTGACCGGTGGCGGCGCGGAGATCTTCGACTGGGAGGTCCGGCAGCACATCGTCGACCACGACACCCACTGGGAGGACTGGTCGCGCATCCACCGCCTCGCCCACGAGAAGGGGCTCAAGACCCCGGCGACGATGCTGTACGGGCACATCGAGGAGCCCCGCCACCGCGTCGACCACGTGCTGCGGCTGCGGGAGATGCAGGACGAGACCGGCGGTTTCCAGGTCTTCATCCCGCTCCGCTACCAGCACGACTTCGTGGACATGAAGGACGGCAAGGTCCGCAACACCCTCCAGGCCCGCACGTCGATGGCGACCGGCGCGGAGGCGCTGAAGACCTTCGCGGTCTCCCGGCTGCTCTTCGACAACGTCCCGCACGTCAAGGTGTTCTGGGTGATGCACGGCGTGCAGACCGCGCAGCTCGCGCTCCAGCACGGCGCCGACGACATGGACGGCTCGGTCGTCGAGTACAAGATCACGCATGACGCGGACGACTACGGCACGCCGAACAAGCTCGGCCGCGAGGACCTGCTGGAACTCATCCGGGACGCCGGTTTCCGCCCGGTGGAGCGCAACACCCGGTACGAGATCCTGCGCGAGTACCCGGGTCCGGACCCGGAGCGGCGCGAGTCCCCGCAGCCGATGCGGGTCTGACGCCCGGCCGTCCCCTGGAGCCCGAAGGGTCCCGTCCGGAACGTTCCGGACGGGACCCTTCCACGTACCGGACGGCGTTTGTCGCTCCCTGTGGTAATGGTTAACCTTCGGCCATGGCTCTTACGTTTGAAGTGGATCCCGTGTTCGACCGTGCCCTGCGGGACGGCGTCACCGCGCTCTGGGCCGATGTCAGCAACGCGGGCGGGGCCGTCGGGTTCGTGCCGCCGGTGACCGAGGAGGACATCCGGCCCGAACTGGCCGGCCACCTCGTGGCGATGGCCGAGGGGCGTACCCGGCCGGTCGTCGGCCGCGACGGGGACGGGTCCGTCGCCGCCACCGCCTTCCTCACCCGCAACACCCACCGGCTGATGCGGCACTGGATCGGGGTGTACACGGTGATGGTCCACCCCCGGCACCAGGGCAAGGGGTACGGCCGCGAGCTGATGGCCGCCGTGGCCGGGGCGGCCCGCTCCGTCGAGGGCATCGACGCCGTCCGGCTCACCTGCCGGGGCGGGACCGGCGCCGACCGCTTCTACGCCTCCTGCGGATACAAGGAGGTCGGCCGGGTCCCGGGCGCCATCCGGGTCGCCGAGGACGACTACCGCGACGACATCATCATGTGGCTGCCGCTCTTCCGGTGACCGGGGCTTCCGGGGGCAGGGCTTTCCGGGGGCCGGATCTTCCGGGGGCCGGGCTTTCCGGCGGCGGGGGCTCCCGGTGGCAGGGGCTTTCGTCCGGTGCCAGGGCCTTTTGGGGGCCGGGCCGAGGGGCGGGCGACGGCTTCGGGGCGGCCCGGAGGACCGGCGGAATTCGGGGCATGCTTCACTGGTCGGGCGGAAAACCATCCCGCACGACCGCAGAGACGTCGGACGAGAGAGAAGGCCAGCCGTGTCCGCTGCCAAGCCGAGCGCAACGATCCGCTACACCGCGTTGCGCCTCCTGATCTTCGTCGGGTGCTTCTTCGTCGCCGGCGTGGCGGTCCACTTCGGACTGCTGCCCTCCGGGGTCGGCGGCTCCAACGCCGTCTGGGTCATCCTCCTCGGCCTGCTGCTCTCGGCCCCGCTCAGCTACATCCTGCTGCGCAAGCAGCGTGACGAGATGTCCGAGCAGATCGTCTCCACGGTCGACCGCACCAAGGCCAGGCTCGACGCGAACCGCACCCGCGAGGACAGCGTCACCCCGTAAGGCCCCACCGGTCCCACGGCCCGGCAGGGCCGGTGCCGCGTAACCTTTCTCACAGTCCATGCCCCTACGGGCCCGCCCCGGTACCCGAGCAGTGCGCTCCGGTGCCGGGGTTCCGCGTTTCCCGGGGTGGTCCCGGCCGCTTCGGTGATCAGTAGTCCCCAAGCGGACCTTTGAGATCCTCAAAGTACAGGTGTTAACGTATGCGGCATGACCACCGCAGTGCGCCCCCGCCATGCCATGAGCGTCCCGCTCGTGGCGCGCCTGCACGTGGATCTCTGCCGCTGTATGTCCGCGGTCTGTTGCCGCAACGTCTGAACCGGCATCATGCAGCGGCGTCGCCTTCAGCGCGGGCGCCGCACCCCCGTCCCCCTCGACCGCACGTCCGTACGTCTGTCCTCGTACGTCCCGATGCGTCTCAACTGGAGTGTGTCCGTGTCCGCGAACTCCGCGTCCCCCACGACCGACGCCGACGAGCCGTCCGGCTCCGGCCGCCGCATACCCGGTGTCCCCTTCTGGGCCCAGATCGTCATCGGTCTGCTCCTCGGTGTCCTGCTCGGCTGGCTCGCCCGCAGCCAGGACATCGACTGGCTGTACACCACGCTGGACCAGGTCGGCCACATCTTCGTCCAGCTGCTGAAGCTGGCCGTCGCCCCGCTCGTCTTCTTCGCGATCCTGGTCTCGATCACCAATCTGCGGAAGGTCAACAACGCCGCCCGGCTGGCCACCCGCACCCTGCTCTGGTTCATGATCACTTCGCTGATCGCGGTGGCCATCGGTCTGGCCATCGGCCTGGTGACCAACCCGGGTTCCGGCACGGGCCTCACCCCCAAGGACGGCGCCAAGCCCGAGAACGCCGGTTCCTGGCTCGACTTCCTGACCGGCATCATCCCCACCGACGTGATCACGCCGTTCACCGAGCTGAACGTCCTGCAGATCGTCTTCATGGCCGCCGTCGCCGGTATCGCCGCGCTCCAGCTGGGTGAGAAGGCCAAGCCGATCCTCGCCCTCAGCGAGTCGGTCCTGGAGCTCCTCCAGAAGGCCCTGTGGTGGGTCATCCGCCTCGCGCCGCTGGGCACCGTCGGCCTCATCGGCTACGCGATCGCCGACTACGGCTGGGACCTGATCGGCAAGTACGCGACGTTCACCGCCGACGTCTACATCGGCTGCGCGCTGGTGCTGTTCGGCGTCTACCCGCTGCTCCTCGCCACGGTCGCCAAGGTCAACCCGGTCCAGTTCTTCAAGGGCGCCTGGCCCGCGATCCAGCTGGCGTTCGTCTCCCGCTCCTCGGTCGGCACCATGCCGGTCACCCAGAAGGTCACCGAGCGCCTCGGTGTCCCGAAGGAGTACACCAGCTTCGCCGTGCCGTTCGGCGCCACCACCAAGATGGACGGCTGCGCCGCGATCTACCCGGCGCTGGCGGCGATCTTCATCGCGCAGATCTTCGACGTCCAGCTGGGCATCGGTGACTACCTGCTGATCGCGTTCGTCTCGGTCGTCGGCTCGGCCGCGACCGCCGGGCTGACCGGTGCCACGGTCATGCTGACGCTGACCCTGTCGACGCTGGGGCTGCCGCTGGAGGGCGTGGGCCTGCTGCTCGCCATCGACCCGATCCTGGACATGATCCGCACCGCCACCAACGTGGCCGGCCAGGCGCTGGTCCCGGTGATCGTCGCGGCCCGCGAGAAGATCCTCGACCACGACGCCTACAACTCGGCGTCCTCCTCCCCGGTGGACGACGTCACCGTGTCGGATGCCGAGCGGAAGGTGAACGTGCCCGTCGCGGTGTGATCCCTTCGGTACGTCGGCGAGGCGCCCCCGGACACCGGTCCGGGGGCGCCTTCCGTGTGTCCGGGGCGCGGGTCAGGGGTGGTGCCGGAAGACGACCTCCGGGTTGTCCGGGACGGGGCCGTCGAGGAGGGGCCGCGGCCGGCCCTTCAGGTGCAGGTCCAGGAAGGCGGCGACGTAGCCGCGGGTGATCCCGGTGGAGCGTGCGGCGGGGAGCGGGGCCGCGGGGTCCACCGGCAGGCCCAGCTGCCCGGCGAGGACGGGCAGGTCCGTGAAGGTGAAGTGGCCCGAGCCCTCGACGGTCAGCCAGCGCTTCCAGCCGTCCAGCCGGGACCAGCCCGTGTCCCAGGAATCGTCGGGCCCGCCGGGGTGGTGGAGGCTCTCGGTACCGAGCATCAGGAGCGGGCGGCCGTCGAGGCCCCGGCCGGGGACCGGGTCGAAGAAGGTGCCGTCCATGTCGATCCCGGCGTCGACGCGCCGGTCGGCCCGCATGGTGGAGACCGCGGCGTTCCCGCCGATGGAGTGGCCGGCCGCGGCGATCCGGCCGGTGTCGATCATCCCCGCGTGCCGCCAGGCGGGATGCCGGCCGGTCAGCCGGTCGAGTACGAAGGAGAGGTCGGCCGCGCGTCCGGTGGAGACGCTGCCCAGCAGCTCCCGCTCGGCCTCCTCCGTGGGGGCCGCCTCGACCCGGTCGCAGGCCGAGCAGGTGAGCACCCGCCCGCCGGGGAAGGAGGTGCCGCTCGACTCGTAGGCGTGGTCGACGCTCACCACGACGTATCCGCGGCCGGCCAGGTCCTCGGCGAGGGAGGTCAGGGTGGCGCGCGGTGTGCCGAAGCCGGGGGAGAGCAGCACCAGTGGGAACCGGCCCCGGGCCGGCCGGGCGCCGGAGCGGGCGTGTGTGCGGGTGGAGCTGACGGTGGTGGCGGGGACGACGCCGTCCAGGGCGCGTTGCGCCAGCATCAGCCGTGCTTCCTCGGTGCTCATGTACGGGGCGGTGCCGCCCGCCCCGCCGGAGCGGGCCGGGTAGTGCACCGACGCCATGAGCTCGCGGGCTCCGGCCGTGGGGACCCACGGGTCGGTGCGGCTGTGGTCGGTGAGGTGCAGCACCTCGGTGCCGATGGAGTAGGGGCCGGCCGGGAGGGGGAGTCCGAGGGACGGCGAGGCGGTGCGTCCGGACATGGTCGTGGGGACGGGGGCCGCCGGGGCGGGGGCGGCCGCGAGCGTGGACAGCAGGGCGGTCGCGGCGAGGGCCAGGGCGGCGGCCGTGCGGCCACGGGATCTGATCGGCATGGCTTCGACGGTAGGCGGGCAGGGCCGGGGGGACGTCGTGCCGCCGGTTGATCTCCGGCTACGACCGTGGTCCGACCGTTCGATACCACAGGGGGAGACGGGTACCGGCCATCGCGGCCGGGACGCCGCTGTGTACGCCGGGGGCCTGTTCCGCGCCGTACTCTTACCGAGGAGTACGGCAGCGGGGCGGGAGGAAGTCCGACGTGAGTGCAGTGAAGAGCAAACGCATGCCACGCGCCGTGCGGGAGCAGCAGATGATGGACGCGGCGGTGCGGACCTTCGGACAGCGCGGCTACCGGGCCGCCTCGATGGACGAGATCGCGGAACTGGCCGGGGTCTCCAAGCCGTTGGTCTACCTGTACCTGAACTCCAAGGAGGACCTCTTCACCGCCTGTATCCGCCGTGAGTCGGAATCCCTGATGGCGGCCGTGCAGGCGGGTGTGGAGCCGGGGCTGCCCGCCGACCGGCAACTGTGGGACGGGCTCCAGGCGTTCTTCACGCACACCGCCCGCAACCCGGACGGCTGGGCGGTGCTGCACCAGCAGGCGCGCGCGCAGGGGGAGCCGTTCGTCGGTGAGGTCGCGGTGCTCCGGGAGGAGATCGTTGCGTTCGTGACGGGTCTGATCGGGGCCGCGGCGCGTGAGGCGCACAGCGATCCCGCGCTGCCCGACCGGGACGTCGCCGGGCTCGCGCAGGCGCTCGTCGGGGCCGCGGAGGCGCTCGCCGGGTGGGCGAACGTCACCCCGGGGGTCTCGGCCAGGGAGGCGGCGACCACCCTGATGAACTTCTCCTGGGCCGGACTGGAGAACCTGATGCACGGGCGTGGCTGGCAGCCCCGGGGCGACTGACGGGGCGAGGGCGGTGGCCCCGGGGCCGGGCCGATGGGGCCGGGCGGGCCGCCGGATCCGGGGCGAGGAGGCCGGTACAGGCGGGTGAGCAGGCCGGCGCCGATGGGGCCGGGCCCGCCTGGTCCGTCTTGCCTGGCCCGTCTTGCCCGGTCTGGGCCCGCCTGGTCCGTCCCGCCTGGTCCGTCCCGCCTGGTCCGGCCCCCGCCGTCAGCCCTCCCGGAGGAGGGTGCCGGTGAGGTGGACGCGGCTGCCGGCGCGTACCTGGAAGTCCGGGCCGTCCGCGGCGTAGGCGACCGTGGCCGGCAGCAGGACCGGGGCCCTGAACTCCGCGCGCACCGCCCGGACCGGGGCCGGTCCCCCGGACGGCGTCCCGCTTCCCGCCGTGCCGGGCGCCGTTCCGCTCTCCGCCTGCGCGAGGCACCGGGCGACCGTCCACATGCCGTGGGCGATGTGCCGGGGGAAGCCGAACAGCCGGGCCGTCAGCGGGTGGAGGTGGATCGGGTTGCGGTCGCCGGAGACCGCGCCGTACCGTCGCCCGAGGTCACCGGGCAGCCGCCACTCGGTGACGGCGGGCAGGTCCCGCGGCGCGTCCGGGGCGGGGGGAGGGGGCGGGGCGTCCGTGGCGTGACGGGAGAGATAGCCGCTGCGCGACTCCCAGACCAGTTCGTCAGCCAGCCGTGCCTCGGTGACCACCGTGACCTCGGTGCCCCGCCGGTGGGGCGTCAACCGCTCCGCGTACACGGTGAGTCCGAGCGGTTCCGCCGCTCCGGTGGGCCGGTGGCGGCTGATCTCGATCCAGGTGTGCACGAGCCCCAGGACCGGCAGCGGGAAGGCCCGCGCCGTCATCAGCCGCATGGCGAGCGGGAAGCCCAGCACATGCGGGTAGGTGAGCGGCAGGGTGTCCGTGCGGGTGAAGCCGCAGAGGGTGCGGTACGCGCTGAGCGGGCCCGGCGCCGCGGGCGCCGGAGCGAGGACCGCCCGGCCGGCGGGCAGGGTGGCACCGGGGCGCCCCGCCCGTTTGAAGGGGGAGGTGACGGCGCCGCGCAGCATCGAGGTTCCCAGGCCGCTCATGGCTCAGGCCCCCAGCAGGCTCTGGCCGCAGACCCGGACGACCTGGCCGTTGACGGCGGTGGACGCGGGCTGGGCGAACCAGGCGGTGGTCTCCGCGACGTCGATGGGAAGGCCGCCCTGGGAAAGGGAGTTCATCCGGCGCCCCGCCTCCCGGATGAGCAGCGGCACGGCGGCCGTCATCTTCGTCTCGATGAAGCCGGGCGCGACCGCGTTGACGGTGACACCGTGGCCGGCGGCGGCGCGCGGTGCCAGGGAGCGGACCAGGCCGATGACACCGGCCTTGCTGGCCGCGTAGTTGGTCTGGCCGTTGTTGCCGGCGATACCGGCGATGGAGGCGGTGGCCACGATCCGTCCGCCGCGGTTCACCGTGCCCGCCTCCAGCAGGGCGTCCGTCGTCCGCAGCACGCTGTCCAGGTTGACCTCGATGACCT
This DNA window, taken from Streptomyces nitrosporeus, encodes the following:
- a CDS encoding GNAT family N-acetyltransferase, with the translated sequence MALTFEVDPVFDRALRDGVTALWADVSNAGGAVGFVPPVTEEDIRPELAGHLVAMAEGRTRPVVGRDGDGSVAATAFLTRNTHRLMRHWIGVYTVMVHPRHQGKGYGRELMAAVAGAARSVEGIDAVRLTCRGGTGADRFYASCGYKEVGRVPGAIRVAEDDYRDDIIMWLPLFR
- the mqnE gene encoding aminofutalosine synthase MqnE, encoding MDAGLKRELEEKVRAGERLTREDGIALYESDDLAWLGGLAHEVRTRKNGDVVHFNVNRHLNMTNVCTASCAYCSFQRKPGEKDAYTMRIEEAVRLAKAMEGENLTELHIVNGLHPTLPWRYYPRSLSALKEALPDVALKAFTATEIHHFETISGLSASEILDELIEAGLESLTGGGAEIFDWEVRQHIVDHDTHWEDWSRIHRLAHEKGLKTPATMLYGHIEEPRHRVDHVLRLREMQDETGGFQVFIPLRYQHDFVDMKDGKVRNTLQARTSMATGAEALKTFAVSRLLFDNVPHVKVFWVMHGVQTAQLALQHGADDMDGSVVEYKITHDADDYGTPNKLGREDLLELIRDAGFRPVERNTRYEILREYPGPDPERRESPQPMRV
- a CDS encoding MaoC family dehydratase; the protein is MSGLGTSMLRGAVTSPFKRAGRPGATLPAGRAVLAPAPAAPGPLSAYRTLCGFTRTDTLPLTYPHVLGFPLAMRLMTARAFPLPVLGLVHTWIEISRHRPTGAAEPLGLTVYAERLTPHRRGTEVTVVTEARLADELVWESRSGYLSRHATDAPPPPPAPDAPRDLPAVTEWRLPGDLGRRYGAVSGDRNPIHLHPLTARLFGFPRHIAHGMWTVARCLAQAESGTAPGTAGSGTPSGGPAPVRAVRAEFRAPVLLPATVAYAADGPDFQVRAGSRVHLTGTLLREG
- a CDS encoding TetR/AcrR family transcriptional regulator — translated: MPRAVREQQMMDAAVRTFGQRGYRAASMDEIAELAGVSKPLVYLYLNSKEDLFTACIRRESESLMAAVQAGVEPGLPADRQLWDGLQAFFTHTARNPDGWAVLHQQARAQGEPFVGEVAVLREEIVAFVTGLIGAAAREAHSDPALPDRDVAGLAQALVGAAEALAGWANVTPGVSAREAATTLMNFSWAGLENLMHGRGWQPRGD
- a CDS encoding dicarboxylate/amino acid:cation symporter yields the protein MSANSASPTTDADEPSGSGRRIPGVPFWAQIVIGLLLGVLLGWLARSQDIDWLYTTLDQVGHIFVQLLKLAVAPLVFFAILVSITNLRKVNNAARLATRTLLWFMITSLIAVAIGLAIGLVTNPGSGTGLTPKDGAKPENAGSWLDFLTGIIPTDVITPFTELNVLQIVFMAAVAGIAALQLGEKAKPILALSESVLELLQKALWWVIRLAPLGTVGLIGYAIADYGWDLIGKYATFTADVYIGCALVLFGVYPLLLATVAKVNPVQFFKGAWPAIQLAFVSRSSVGTMPVTQKVTERLGVPKEYTSFAVPFGATTKMDGCAAIYPALAAIFIAQIFDVQLGIGDYLLIAFVSVVGSAATAGLTGATVMLTLTLSTLGLPLEGVGLLLAIDPILDMIRTATNVAGQALVPVIVAAREKILDHDAYNSASSSPVDDVTVSDAERKVNVPVAV
- a CDS encoding alpha/beta hydrolase family protein, producing MPIRSRGRTAAALALAATALLSTLAAAPAPAAPVPTTMSGRTASPSLGLPLPAGPYSIGTEVLHLTDHSRTDPWVPTAGARELMASVHYPARSGGAGGTAPYMSTEEARLMLAQRALDGVVPATTVSSTRTHARSGARPARGRFPLVLLSPGFGTPRATLTSLAEDLAGRGYVVVSVDHAYESSGTSFPGGRVLTCSACDRVEAAPTEEAERELLGSVSTGRAADLSFVLDRLTGRHPAWRHAGMIDTGRIAAAGHSIGGNAAVSTMRADRRVDAGIDMDGTFFDPVPGRGLDGRPLLMLGTESLHHPGGPDDSWDTGWSRLDGWKRWLTVEGSGHFTFTDLPVLAGQLGLPVDPAAPLPAARSTGITRGYVAAFLDLHLKGRPRPLLDGPVPDNPEVVFRHHP
- a CDS encoding DUF4229 domain-containing protein, which codes for MSAAKPSATIRYTALRLLIFVGCFFVAGVAVHFGLLPSGVGGSNAVWVILLGLLLSAPLSYILLRKQRDEMSEQIVSTVDRTKARLDANRTREDSVTP